From a region of the Methanobrevibacter sp. V74 genome:
- a CDS encoding transposase: MIPEDHPCYFIKNVVDLIDCSKANQEFRGKPGEFAYPRELLLRLILMSVFDGGLSSREIERKTRTDIAYMYLAAMEKPSYRTIARFKVDYADLIDEAFKTTIKIAKENDLIKIHHLSLDGTKIKAKTSINKLTDENQIKIMKEHLEKSIELDQQEDDELGDESGNSVPESLTDKEKFKETVKEIQKSSKNNRNKDKLRSSSLNLLKQAEKNPEKVLKKLNELEEKVKESPKDVISINDPDARLMMNKKGKWEWDYNAQIIVDEYKGIILSSYITQNPTDHFELIPSIEQLENNLTGIYDELPSNFQFSADNGYSTDENTTYLEEKGLEGYIFPRKLSRKEKNIICGKNHSKKTISATMQKLKPTSVLWEKFYIEDEHMNTKTNKE; encoded by the coding sequence TTGATTCCTGAAGATCATCCTTGCTATTTTATTAAAAATGTGGTTGATTTAATTGATTGTTCGAAAGCAAACCAGGAATTTCGTGGAAAGCCTGGTGAATTTGCTTATCCTCGAGAATTATTGCTCAGGCTCATTTTAATGAGCGTATTTGATGGAGGATTGTCTTCAAGAGAAATAGAAAGAAAAACAAGAACTGACATTGCATATATGTATCTTGCAGCAATGGAAAAACCATCCTATCGGACAATTGCGCGATTTAAAGTCGATTATGCTGATTTAATCGACGAAGCATTCAAAACAACCATCAAAATTGCAAAGGAAAATGATTTAATAAAAATCCATCATTTGAGCTTGGATGGAACTAAAATCAAAGCAAAAACATCAATTAATAAATTAACTGATGAAAACCAAATTAAAATCATGAAAGAACACCTTGAAAAAAGTATTGAACTTGATCAGCAAGAAGATGATGAACTCGGAGATGAATCTGGAAATTCAGTTCCAGAATCATTAACAGACAAAGAAAAATTCAAAGAAACAGTAAAAGAAATTCAAAAATCTTCTAAAAATAATAGAAACAAAGATAAATTGCGTTCTTCAAGTTTAAATCTTTTAAAACAAGCAGAAAAAAATCCAGAAAAAGTTTTAAAAAAACTCAATGAACTCGAAGAAAAAGTAAAAGAATCACCAAAAGATGTAATCAGCATTAACGACCCTGATGCTCGCTTGATGATGAATAAAAAAGGCAAATGGGAATGGGATTACAATGCACAAATCATTGTGGATGAATACAAAGGAATAATCCTATCTTCATACATTACACAAAATCCAACAGACCATTTCGAGCTTATTCCATCAATAGAACAATTAGAAAACAATTTAACTGGAATCTATGATGAATTGCCTTCCAATTTCCAATTCAGTGCTGATAATGGATATTCAACTGATGAAAACACAACCTATCTTGAAGAAAAAGGCTTAGAAGGATACATATTCCCCAGAAAACTCTCAAGAAAAGAAAAAAATATAATCTGTGGGAAAAACCATTCCAAAAAGACAATTTCTGCTACGATGCAGAAATTGAAACCTACATCTGTCCTTTGGGAGAAATTTTATATCGAAGACGAACATATGAATACAAAAACAAACAAAGAATAA
- a CDS encoding transposase, with product MGEILYRRRTYEYKNKQRITYWTNECKNCVMKEICCKKKNYRTIQDYGNPSKIRMQRKMETEWAQKIYKKRSKTAELPFAHIKQNMKLHEFTTTGIKNTNTEFKLYTIGHNLKRIYNEINTKNN from the coding sequence TTGGGAGAAATTTTATATCGAAGACGAACATATGAATACAAAAACAAACAAAGAATAACTTATTGGACTAATGAATGTAAAAACTGTGTTATGAAAGAAATCTGCTGCAAGAAAAAGAATTACAGAACAATTCAAGACTATGGCAACCCTTCCAAGATTAGAATGCAACGGAAAATGGAAACAGAATGGGCACAAAAAATCTACAAAAAACGATCAAAAACAGCAGAACTACCATTTGCACACATAAAACAAAACATGAAACTCCATGAATTCACAACAACCGGAATAAAAAACACAAATACAGAATTCAAATTATATACAATCGGACACAACCTAAAAAGAATATACAACGAAATAAACACTAAAAACAACTAA